A window of Aromatoleum bremense genomic DNA:
GTCCGCCATCCGGCAGCTCGACGGTTTCGCGTGCGTACAGTTCGCCGGCGAAGGGCGCCGAGTAGGTTTTTTCGAGGCGGGTGCGCAACGGTGCAAGCAGCGCATCGAGCGCGCTCAGGACTTCGGACGAATACGCGACGGCCTGGGAATCCGCCGCGGCGTCATCGTCATCGACGGTGGACGCCGGCAGCGACGCGCGGTAATGCAGGCTGTCGGCGAGCCCGATCGCGAGGAACGCCAGCAGGATCGTCGCCGTGGCCATCCCCGTCGCGCGGCTGCCGACCTTGCGCCACGCGGCGCGCAGGGGCTCGCTGCGCCGCACGTACACGATCGTCACGAGTCCCAGCGCAAGCAGCACGAAAAACAGCGCATCGGTCCACAACAGCACGAAACGAAAATCCATGCGCCTACTCCAGCCTTACGCGCGGATCGACGAGCGTGTAGGAAATGTCGGTCAGTAGCAGGCCGACGATGTACAGCACCGAACCGATGAACACCATCGCGCGCACGACGGCGAAGTCCTGCGCGTTGATCGCGTCGATCGTGTAGCTGCCCAGGCCTGGAATGCCGAAGAACGACTCGACGATCAGGCTCCCCATGAACAGCAACGGAATGACGACGACGACGCCGGTGAGGATCGGGATCATCGCGTTCTTCAGCACGTGGCGGAACAGCACCGCCAGTTCCGACAGGCCTTTGGCGCGGGCGGTGCGCACGTAGTCCTTCGAGATTTCCTCGAGGAAGATCGTGCGATACCAGCGTGCGTTCGCGCCGACACCGGCGACGATACTGATCAGAACCGGCAGCACGAGGAAGCGCGCCGCATCGAGCCCCGGCGCGTAGCCCGAGATCGGCACCAGCGCCCACACTTTCGACACCAGCCACTGCCCGCCGATGATATAGAACAGGCTCGATATCGACATCATCGCGACGCACAGCACGACGCCCCAGAA
This region includes:
- a CDS encoding ABC transporter permease → MFAYIVRRLLYALPILIGVNLITFALFFVVNSPDDMARMHLGVKRVTPEAIERWKAERGYDRPLFVNTQASGREKLTDTIFFDESLRMFAFDFGRADDGRDIAQEIRDRMRPSLAIALPTFVLGLFVSVSFALMLVFFRASYLDFWGVVLCVAMMSISSLFYIIGGQWLVSKVWALVPISGYAPGLDAARFLVLPVLISIVAGVGANARWYRTIFLEEISKDYVRTARAKGLSELAVLFRHVLKNAMIPILTGVVVVIPLLFMGSLIVESFFGIPGLGSYTIDAINAQDFAVVRAMVFIGSVLYIVGLLLTDISYTLVDPRVRLE